From a region of the Lactuca sativa cultivar Salinas chromosome 4, Lsat_Salinas_v11, whole genome shotgun sequence genome:
- the LOC111877750 gene encoding galactoside 2-alpha-L-fucosyltransferase, translating into MRRLNKNYGDPPKFSDLGGGDISRDQQTRFGLNPLKLMGCFVVCLMGLSVLFSISIILKDSSPNSIWAVADARVLDNDMASPRDFGQEDDPMESFVKHKKKLHSAGFEHEDKLLGGLLSSRFDQDSCLSRYESASYRKESPYKPSSFLISKLRRYEALHKRCGPYTESYNKTVGKLRSNGMIEEEASDCKYLIWVSFSGLGNRILTLGSAFLYALLTDRVLLIDRGVDMDDLFCEPFPEVSWLLPLDFPIYDQFKSLNQKSPECFGSIVSNNSSSSSSSSSGYVYLHLVHDYDANDKLFFCDQDQSFLQNVPWVIMKSDNYFIPSLFLMPSFEQELLTLFPDQQTVFHFLGRYLFFPRNPIWGLITRYYNSYLSQADEKIGIQVRVFDTRPGPFQYVLDQILSCSLHNNFLPEINQNESSVTPKNQISKAVILTSLSSGYFEKIRDMYWENPTVTGEVIQVFQPSHEGYQQTGKKMHNRKAWAEMYLLSLTDKLITSSWSTFGYVAQSLGGLNPWILNKPENETTPNPACTKAMSIEPCFHAPPFFDCKKRSGIDTGEVVPHVRHCEDMSWGLKLVNPIGVNVA; encoded by the exons ATGAGAAGATTGAACAAAAATTACGGCGATCCACCCAAGTTTTCCGATCTCGGAGGCGGCGATATATCCCGGGATCAACAGACGAGATTTGGGTTAAATCCTTTGAAATTAATGGGGTGTTTTGTTGTTTGCTTGATGGGTCTTTCAGTTTTGTTCTCAATTTCCATCATTTTGAAGGATTCTTCACCAAATAGCATCTGGGCTGTTGCTGATGCTCGAGTTCTTGATAATGATATGGCATCTCCCAGAG ATTTTGGTCAAGAAGATGATCCAATGGAGTCGTTTGTGAAGCACAAAAAGAAGCTACATTCTGCAGGATTTGAGCACGAAGACAAGCTACTTGGTGGGCTTCTTTCCAGTCGATTCGATCAAGATTCTTGCCTCAGTAGATACGAATCAGCATCATATCGTAAAGAATCACCTTATAAACCTTCTTCTTTTCTAATCTCGAAGCTACGAAGATATGAAGCTCTTCATAAACGTTGTGGACCTTATACAGAATCATACAACAAAACTGTAGGAAAACTAAGATCAAATGGTATGATCGAAGAAGAAGCTTCAGATTGCAAGTATCTGATCTGGGTTTCGTTCAGTGGACTCGGGAACAGAATCTTGACATTGGGTTCGGCTTTTCTTTACGCCCTTTTAACAGATCGAGTCTTACTTATTGATCGAGGAGTTGACATGGATGATCTCTTCTGCGAACCTTTCCCTGAAGTCTCATGGCTACTCCCTCTCGATTTCCCAATCTATGATCAATTCAAAAGCTTGAATCAGAAATCTCCTGAGTGTTTCGGTAGTATAGTTTCAAACAATTCATCgtcgtcatcatcttcatcatctggGTATGTGTATCTTCATCTGGTTCATGATTACGATGCTAACGACAAGCTTTTCTTCTGCGATCAAGATCAAAGCTTTCTTCAAAACGTTCCATGGGTAATCATGAAATCCGACAACTATTTCATCCCATCTCTATTCTTAATGCCATCATTCGAACAAGAACTACTCACCCTCTTCCCAGATCAACAAACGGTTTTCCATTTTTTAGGTAGATATCTGTTCTTCCCAAGAAATCCAATCTGGGGTCTCATAACACGATACTACAACTCATATCTATCACAAGCAGATGAAAAAATCGGCATCCAAGTGAGAGTTTTTGACACGAGACCTGGCCCATTTCAATACGTACTCGATCAAATCCTCTCATGTTCTTTACACAACAACTTTCTTCCAGAAATCAATCAAAACGAATCTTCCGTGACACCAAAAAACCAAATCTCAAAAGCTGTAATTTTAACATCTCTAAGCTCGGGATACTTTGAGAAGATAAGAGACATGTATTGGGAGAATCCGACTGTAACAGGAGAAGTGATTCAAGTTTTTCAACCGAGTCATGAAGGGTATCAACAAACGGGGAAGAAGATGCATAACAGGAAAGCATGGGCAGAAATGTACTTACTGAGTTTAACAGATAAGTTGATTACGAGTTCATGGTCAACTTTTGGGTATGTAGCTCAAAGTCTTGGAGGATTGAATCCATGGATCTTGAATAAACCCGAGAATGAAACAACCCCAAATCCAGCTTGCACTAAAGCCATGTCGATTGAGCCTTGCTTTCATGCTCCACCGTTTTTTGATTGCAAAAAGAGAAGTGGGATTGATACTGGTGAAGTTGTTCCTCATGTTCGACATTGTGAGGATATGAGTTGGGGTCTGAAACTTGTTAATCCGATAGGTGTCAATGTAGCTTAG